The genomic DNA GCTGGGAAGCCCTGCTGGAGTACCTCTTCCAGCTCAAGGTCATGCAGCCCGAGCAAGATCCGGAAGGAGTTCTGAGGGCAAGCTTTCTACTGGCAGTCGAAGGAGCCAACCGCCACAGCGGGTGCTGGGACGCCTTGTTCCTGGAGCTTCGCTGGTTGCTCGATCGCCCGCGGGTGGACTTTGTTCGGCTACGCATCGATGGCTTGCTCGACTTGGTGCTTACCCAAGCTGAGCTCGGGTACCGCCACTACCTGGATCGACGCGAAAACCAAGGCCTACCCCTTGTCGAGCGAGGGTGGAAAACGCCTAAGTGGCTGGAGCAGTGGCTAGATCATCACGACCAGCAGGCTGTTCGGTAGACAAGAAACGGGTCGGGTGCACATGCACTCGGCCCGTCGTAGAGCAATTATGTAATAAAGACCTAAGCTTTCTTACTAGCGACCTTCACCGGTTCTTCGACTCGATGGTGCTTAAACCAGTGCACCGCCAACACCTTAAGACTGGCTGCAACCGGAATTGCGATTAAAGCGCCAAACAATCCGGCGGCCGAAGCACCAAGCAAGATTGCGATTGTTACAATCAGCGGGGATAGAGAAGTGGTGCGCCCTTGGATAATCGGCTGCAAAATATTGTTTTCAACCTGCTGATATATAAAGAAGTAAATCGCCAAAATGATGGCCGCGCTGGTGCTGGTAAAGAAGGCGACGATTACCACTATCACGGCCGCGATGGTGGCCCCTACGTACGGAATCAGCCCCAGAATACCAACCAGAATGCCAAGCGGCACCGCATACGGCAGACCAACCAGGGTCATGGCAATAATAGAACAAGCCGCGGCAATTGCGGCAATCGTCAGTACACCGGTAAAGTAGCTCGAAACCACCTGGTACATCTCGCTAGCTAGCTGCAAGTTACGCTGGCGAGTCTTGTCTGGATGATACCGCCAGATCCGCTCATTCCACCTCGGGCCTTCAAGTAACATAAAGATAGCTGTTACAAAAATGGTGGCAGCGGCCGCAAATCCGTTGAACACACCCTGAGCAATTGACACCGCCGAGCCGGCTGAGTTAACCAGCCACTTAGCGATATCATCGGCGGCATTTTGAACCACGCCCTCTAAGTTGTACTTATCAACCAACCGACCAACCGCCGAGTTGTTATCTTGCACGCTTTGTACCGTACCGGGCAAGGTCTCAATTAAAATAGCGCTCTGCTCAATCAGTACCGGAATAAAGGTTACCGCCAGGAACACAACGACCGCCAACAAGCCGCTCATAACGGCGGCTAAACTTAATCCACGACTGTGCCGCGGCATGTATTTTTGCAGCAACTCTACCGCCGGGTTGAGCGCCAGGGTCAAAAAGAAGGCCGCCACAATCCAGGTGAGCTGAGCCCGCAGCAGCACCGCTAGGTTTAACAGCGCCACAAAGGCGGTGATCCCGACCAGAACCTTAAAGATGGTTCGGTTTTCAATTCGGATGGTTGTAATATCCTTGGGATTCATATTGCAATTAT from Patescibacteria group bacterium includes the following:
- a CDS encoding AI-2E family transporter: MNPKDITTIRIENRTIFKVLVGITAFVALLNLAVLLRAQLTWIVAAFFLTLALNPAVELLQKYMPRHSRGLSLAAVMSGLLAVVVFLAVTFIPVLIEQSAILIETLPGTVQSVQDNNSAVGRLVDKYNLEGVVQNAADDIAKWLVNSAGSAVSIAQGVFNGFAAAATIFVTAIFMLLEGPRWNERIWRYHPDKTRQRNLQLASEMYQVVSSYFTGVLTIAAIAAACSIIAMTLVGLPYAVPLGILVGILGLIPYVGATIAAVIVVIVAFFTSTSAAIILAIYFFIYQQVENNILQPIIQGRTTSLSPLIVTIAILLGASAAGLFGALIAIPVAASLKVLAVHWFKHHRVEEPVKVASKKA